One region of Gossypium raimondii isolate GPD5lz chromosome 6, ASM2569854v1, whole genome shotgun sequence genomic DNA includes:
- the LOC105774025 gene encoding probable choline kinase 1 has product MAIKKNGLIPSSAPEELKNVLKAVASEWGDKIQDMEEFLVIPLKGAMTNEVFQINWPTIYDDLHQKVLVRIYGEGVELFFNRDDEIRTFECMSKHGQGPRLLGRFPDGRIEEFIHARTLSAADLRDPEISVLIAAKLREFHNLDMPGPKDVLLWKRLRTWLGHAKKFCSPKDVKDFCLNVLGDEINVLEKELAKDHQEIGFCHNDLQYGNIMMDEETRAITLIDYEYASYNPVAYDLANHFCELAANYHTETPHLLDYIIYPDMEERWRFICAYLRSSGNEPSDAEVEQLLIDAEKYTLANNLFWGLWGIISGHVNKIDFDYLEYARQRFQQYWLSKPLLLGS; this is encoded by the exons ATGGCTATAAAGAAGAATGGATTGATTCCAAGTTCTGCACCAGAAGAACTGAAGAATGTTTTGAAAGCGGTAGCATCCGAATGGGGAGATAAGATCCAAGATATGGAAGAATTCCTTGTGATCCCACTGAAGGGAGCTATGACTAACGAGGTTTTTCAGATAAACTGGCCGACAATATATGATGATCTTCATCAGAAGGTGTTGGTCAGGATTTATGGTGAAGGAGTGGAATTGTTTTTCAATAGAGATGATGAGATTAGGACCTTTGAGTGCATGTCCAAGCATGGTCAGGGACCGAGGCTACTTGGGCGGTTTCCTGATGGGAGGATTGAGGAATTCATCCATGCCAGG ACACTCTCTGCTGCTGACCTCCGTGACCCTGAAATATCTGTTCTGATAGCAGCTAAATTGAGAGAGTTCCACAATCTGGACATGCCTGGTCCAAAGGATGTGCTTCTCTGGAAGCGATTGAG GACCTGGCTTGGTCATGCAAAGAAATTCTGTTCGCCAAAAGATGTAAAAGACTTTTGCTTGAATGTTCTAGGCGATGAAATCAACGTACTAGAGAAAGAGTTAGCAAAGGACCATCAAGAAATTGGATTTTGTCACAACGATTTACAATATGGTAACATAATGATGGATGAAGAGACAAGAGCAATCACCCTAATC GATTATGAGTATGCAAGTTACAATCCAGTAGCTTATGATCTTGCAAATCACTTTTGTGAGCTGGCAGCAAATTATCATACTGAGACTCCCCATCTTTTGGACTACATTATATACCCTG ATATGGAGGAGCGCTGGAGATTCATCTGTGCATATCTCAGATCTTCAG GTAACGAACCCAGTGATGCTGAAGTGGAGCAGCTACTTATCGATGCAGAGAAATACACTCTTGCTAATAATCTGTTTTGGGGCTTATGGGGAATTATCTCG GGTCATGTAAACAAGATAGACTTTGATTACCTGGAGTATGCAAGGCAGAGATTTCAGCAGTACTGGTTAAGCAAGCCCTTGCTCTTGGGTTCCTGA